One stretch of Roseimicrobium sp. ORNL1 DNA includes these proteins:
- a CDS encoding PSD1 and planctomycete cytochrome C domain-containing protein, whose product MKRSTFSLLLLLATQAGVAHGEFTDEQRNFFERKIRPVLVEECYECHSAQSKKVKGGLMLDTKEATLNGGDTGPAVVPGKISDSLLIDAIRYGNKDMEMPPKGKLPASVIADFETWVKMGAPDPRGETVADANAAASQWKKKEIDVAEGRKFWAYQPPKKSPVPEVKNTAWAKSDLDRYVLAKLEEKGLQPVADAQKLDLLRRVTFDLTGLPPTLDQIQAFMKDTSPEAFTRVVDNLLASERFGEYWGRHWLDVARYAESSGKDINVPYPFAWRYRDWVIGAFNEDMPYNEFIRQQVAGDLVPFKDAVDQSKKIVATGFLAIGTKPHNERNPRQFALEVADEQIDTLTQAVLGTTVACARCHDHKFDPIPQKDYYALAGIFLSSETLYGTNGVIQNNQPSDLIELGHESGMAPGFEGISASARADLARRMKQLEETRVERQQEALAARRSGKDVDAFRLLAIRQQTSDLKGQVNRYEEDGSARILAMGVYDRRTPVNSPLFNRGEATQPGETVPRGFVQVMFPSTPPQVTKGSGRLDLANWLASTENPQTARVMTNRMWRWLFGRGIVASVDNFGAMGEKPSHPELLDWLALRFMENGWSVKKMVREIVLSRTYQLSSQHAPQNFAADPDNTLFWRMKTRALDAESLRDAMLLISGEIDFYPPPGSPVSRVTGEGRAAILGYYQATQQPSKFRSVYLPLIRDVVPEALALFDFANPALVTGDRETTNVPSQSLYLMNNAQVIALSDAFARRVYESSKDNPTRMVNAYWLAFGRAPTQQEVLATRTFFSEYAQDASKAKSAKHGDISMYAWSAFCQALMASAEFRFLN is encoded by the coding sequence ATGAAACGCTCCACCTTCAGCCTGCTCCTCCTCCTGGCCACCCAGGCCGGCGTTGCTCATGGCGAATTCACCGATGAACAGCGAAACTTCTTCGAGCGGAAGATTCGCCCCGTGCTGGTGGAGGAATGCTACGAATGCCACTCCGCCCAATCCAAGAAGGTCAAAGGCGGCCTGATGCTGGATACGAAGGAAGCCACGCTCAACGGTGGGGACACGGGTCCTGCGGTGGTGCCGGGCAAGATCTCCGACAGCCTGCTCATCGACGCCATCCGCTATGGCAACAAGGACATGGAGATGCCGCCGAAGGGCAAGCTGCCGGCAAGTGTCATCGCGGACTTTGAGACGTGGGTAAAAATGGGAGCTCCCGACCCACGCGGTGAAACCGTGGCTGATGCAAATGCCGCAGCCTCGCAGTGGAAGAAGAAAGAGATCGATGTCGCGGAAGGCCGGAAGTTCTGGGCGTACCAGCCGCCGAAGAAGTCGCCCGTGCCCGAGGTGAAGAACACGGCATGGGCCAAGTCGGACCTCGATCGCTATGTCCTCGCGAAGCTGGAAGAAAAGGGACTGCAGCCCGTGGCAGATGCGCAGAAGCTGGACCTACTGCGCCGTGTTACCTTTGACCTCACAGGCCTGCCACCCACGCTGGACCAGATTCAAGCGTTCATGAAGGATACCTCGCCTGAGGCTTTCACGCGTGTGGTGGACAATCTCCTGGCTTCAGAACGCTTCGGTGAATACTGGGGCCGGCACTGGCTGGATGTCGCGCGCTATGCGGAGTCCAGCGGGAAGGACATCAATGTCCCCTACCCCTTCGCCTGGCGCTATCGCGACTGGGTCATTGGCGCCTTCAACGAGGACATGCCGTATAACGAATTCATCCGTCAGCAAGTGGCCGGTGATCTGGTGCCCTTCAAGGATGCGGTGGATCAGAGCAAGAAGATCGTGGCCACCGGGTTTCTGGCCATCGGCACGAAGCCGCACAACGAACGCAACCCACGCCAGTTCGCGCTTGAGGTGGCAGATGAACAAATTGACACCCTCACGCAAGCCGTGCTCGGCACCACGGTGGCCTGCGCCCGCTGCCACGATCACAAGTTCGACCCCATTCCACAGAAGGACTACTACGCGCTCGCCGGTATCTTCCTGAGCAGCGAGACGCTGTACGGCACCAATGGTGTGATACAAAACAATCAACCATCCGACCTCATCGAACTCGGTCATGAGTCCGGCATGGCCCCGGGGTTTGAAGGCATCAGCGCCTCCGCACGAGCGGACCTCGCCCGCCGCATGAAGCAACTCGAAGAGACGCGCGTCGAGCGCCAGCAGGAAGCCCTGGCTGCCCGGCGCAGCGGCAAGGATGTCGATGCCTTCCGCCTGCTCGCCATCCGGCAGCAAACCAGCGATCTCAAGGGTCAGGTCAATCGCTACGAGGAAGACGGCAGCGCCCGCATCCTGGCAATGGGAGTGTATGACCGCAGGACTCCCGTCAACAGTCCGCTCTTCAATCGTGGGGAGGCCACTCAACCGGGCGAGACGGTGCCGCGCGGATTTGTGCAGGTGATGTTCCCCTCAACGCCGCCTCAGGTGACCAAGGGCAGCGGAAGACTCGACCTCGCGAACTGGCTCGCCAGCACGGAGAATCCCCAGACGGCTCGTGTGATGACAAACCGCATGTGGCGCTGGCTTTTCGGTCGCGGCATTGTGGCTTCCGTGGACAACTTCGGCGCCATGGGTGAGAAGCCATCCCATCCTGAGTTGCTGGACTGGCTCGCCCTTCGTTTCATGGAGAATGGCTGGTCAGTGAAGAAGATGGTGCGTGAGATCGTGCTCAGCCGCACCTACCAACTCTCGAGCCAGCATGCGCCGCAGAACTTCGCCGCGGATCCGGACAACACGCTTTTCTGGCGCATGAAAACACGCGCGCTCGACGCAGAGTCGCTGCGTGATGCCATGCTGCTCATCAGCGGCGAGATTGACTTCTATCCCCCACCCGGCTCGCCTGTATCACGCGTGACGGGCGAGGGTCGCGCAGCCATCCTGGGCTACTACCAGGCGACGCAGCAGCCCTCGAAGTTTCGCTCCGTGTATCTGCCGCTCATTCGCGATGTGGTACCGGAAGCGCTCGCCCTCTTTGACTTCGCCAATCCCGCACTCGTCACCGGCGATCGCGAGACCACCAACGTTCCTTCGCAGAGTCTCTACTTGATGAACAACGCCCAGGTCATCGCCTTGAGCGATGCCTTTGCACGGCGCGTGTATGAATCCTCCAAGGACAATCCCACGCGCATGGTGAATGCCTACTGGCTCGCCTTCGGCCGTGCGCCCACGCAGCAGGAGGTCCTGGCGACACGCACGTTCTTCAGCGAGTACGCGCAGGATGCGTCCAAAGCGAAGAGCGCGAAGCATGGCGACATCAGCATGTATGCGTGGAGCGCCTTCTGCCAGGCACTGATGGCCTCCGCGGAATTCCGTTTCCTCAACTAA
- a CDS encoding protein kinase: MSLPDIDGLELQDLIGKGSCGAVYRAVVGETREACAVKVFSSMAINRKLLTIGMRGLQQMPEHPGILKVHRFDFDKAPYYVAVPLVGFMTEDGQRRKQWETPTLESCCGTVPADEAWRYIYEVCDSMAWLHKHNLVHCNLKPRNVLLEDDQASATKIGDPVQGWIGGVHHFDTTDHFLYIPPEQAEHPDALATHGTSWDVYAFGVLAYRLLTGKFPRAEEELEAEMREQSNFNGTVRTVDNGAILAAVRAQHDIVWPKKPTSKWDERRKQILERCLALDPKLRWPDLREVMREFEKLEADYLLEDAREKIGIEKKRQARRVVLLRSMVQVLFVTLVAAAGYGLWYGYDKYTKWKHAEKATVDIAKEKEEGDKAREGKITDLATKLQQAKEAERLASSNLQMSQAAVDQFLTQLLQLPAGLGLQAEISQKHVNDALAFCEQERPRLEKDDSQLPLRATNYFNTAQLLMRKNQQKEAKAWFEKARNTLTALLQREPTHADVTRRQIMLGRTCRWLGTMQSEEGHRVEATQYFKEAVAALTPALEKNPKDRNARVECAMAWYELGKRSRRDGETAVAVNALGRVPTLMDPKVVGEELTPQEQFLLARSRIEQALSLRDEGRLDEAMRALFDSMEVMVKLVEKSAPNNQEQALTLAEAYIEFGEIVSGKLGTTDAKDAQAEAQAILMELVRTQPQWAEARHLLARNYGALAALERDQGNATEARTKQESAVKTLEDLSKDNPDNTRFLMEYARQKGAHAQMLCDLNKAKDAVPIAKEAVDRLEELMQKNDASLDELDRKGCGVLLAQLYGILGQSSEAAKDSKLAKSSFAKASEHWEALKSRHGHDETIDAGLNWSKERLGKFK; encoded by the coding sequence ATGAGTCTGCCTGATATCGACGGATTGGAACTACAAGACCTCATCGGCAAGGGCAGTTGTGGTGCGGTGTACCGGGCAGTGGTGGGGGAGACGCGTGAGGCGTGCGCGGTGAAGGTCTTCAGCAGCATGGCCATCAACCGCAAGCTGCTGACCATCGGCATGCGCGGCCTGCAGCAGATGCCCGAGCATCCCGGCATCCTGAAGGTGCATCGCTTTGATTTTGACAAGGCTCCCTACTACGTGGCTGTGCCTCTGGTCGGCTTCATGACGGAGGACGGCCAGCGCCGCAAGCAGTGGGAAACACCCACGCTGGAGAGCTGCTGCGGCACCGTGCCCGCAGACGAGGCTTGGCGATATATTTATGAGGTGTGCGACTCCATGGCGTGGCTGCACAAGCACAATCTCGTGCACTGCAATCTGAAGCCACGCAACGTGCTGCTGGAGGATGACCAGGCCAGCGCCACGAAGATTGGGGACCCCGTGCAGGGCTGGATTGGTGGCGTGCACCATTTCGATACCACGGATCACTTCCTGTACATCCCGCCGGAGCAGGCCGAGCACCCGGATGCCCTCGCCACCCACGGCACCTCGTGGGATGTGTATGCCTTTGGCGTGCTCGCGTACCGCCTCCTCACGGGCAAGTTCCCGCGGGCGGAGGAGGAGCTGGAGGCCGAAATGCGCGAGCAGTCCAACTTCAATGGCACCGTCCGCACCGTGGACAATGGCGCCATTCTCGCCGCTGTGCGCGCGCAGCATGACATCGTGTGGCCGAAGAAGCCGACGTCGAAATGGGACGAGCGCCGCAAGCAGATCCTGGAGAGGTGCCTGGCGCTGGATCCGAAGCTGCGCTGGCCCGACTTGCGCGAGGTGATGCGTGAGTTTGAAAAACTCGAGGCGGATTACCTTCTGGAAGATGCCCGGGAAAAGATCGGCATTGAGAAAAAACGGCAGGCCCGACGTGTGGTGCTGCTGCGCTCGATGGTGCAGGTGCTCTTTGTAACGCTGGTGGCCGCTGCGGGATATGGTCTCTGGTACGGCTACGACAAGTACACCAAGTGGAAGCACGCAGAGAAGGCCACGGTGGATATCGCGAAGGAGAAGGAAGAAGGGGACAAGGCTCGCGAAGGGAAGATCACTGATCTGGCCACCAAGCTGCAACAGGCCAAGGAGGCTGAGCGGCTTGCCAGCTCGAACCTGCAGATGTCCCAGGCCGCGGTGGATCAGTTTCTGACCCAGCTCCTTCAGCTGCCCGCAGGACTTGGATTGCAGGCGGAGATTTCGCAGAAACATGTGAATGACGCACTGGCCTTCTGCGAGCAGGAGCGGCCTCGCCTGGAGAAGGACGACTCGCAGCTCCCCCTGCGCGCGACGAACTACTTCAACACGGCGCAGCTCCTCATGCGCAAGAACCAGCAGAAGGAAGCGAAGGCCTGGTTCGAAAAAGCCCGTAATACGCTCACCGCCTTGTTACAGCGTGAGCCCACGCATGCAGATGTGACGCGCCGCCAGATCATGCTGGGGCGTACGTGTCGCTGGCTGGGCACCATGCAATCGGAAGAAGGGCATCGTGTGGAAGCCACGCAGTATTTCAAGGAGGCTGTGGCCGCCCTGACACCGGCGCTTGAAAAGAATCCCAAGGATCGCAATGCGCGCGTGGAGTGCGCCATGGCCTGGTATGAACTTGGCAAGCGCTCGCGTCGTGACGGCGAAACGGCCGTGGCGGTGAATGCGCTCGGACGCGTGCCGACGCTCATGGATCCAAAGGTGGTAGGGGAAGAGCTTACGCCTCAGGAGCAGTTCCTCCTGGCTCGCAGCCGTATTGAGCAGGCGCTTTCCTTGCGGGATGAAGGCAGGCTCGATGAAGCCATGCGAGCCCTCTTCGACTCCATGGAAGTGATGGTGAAGCTGGTGGAGAAGTCCGCTCCAAATAACCAGGAGCAGGCGCTCACCCTCGCGGAGGCCTATATCGAGTTTGGTGAAATCGTTTCCGGCAAACTCGGCACCACCGATGCCAAGGATGCGCAGGCCGAGGCGCAGGCCATCCTCATGGAACTCGTGCGCACCCAGCCCCAGTGGGCGGAGGCCCGCCACCTGCTCGCCCGTAACTACGGCGCCCTCGCTGCGCTGGAGCGTGACCAGGGCAATGCCACCGAAGCACGCACGAAGCAGGAGTCCGCTGTGAAGACCCTGGAGGACCTCAGCAAGGACAATCCGGATAACACGCGCTTCCTCATGGAATACGCCCGGCAGAAGGGTGCTCACGCTCAGATGCTGTGCGACTTGAACAAGGCGAAGGATGCCGTGCCAATTGCCAAGGAGGCCGTGGATCGACTGGAAGAGCTGATGCAGAAGAACGATGCCAGCCTTGATGAGCTCGACCGCAAAGGCTGCGGCGTGCTGCTGGCCCAGCTCTACGGCATTCTCGGTCAGTCCAGCGAAGCCGCGAAGGACAGCAAGCTGGCGAAGTCCTCCTTTGCCAAAGCCTCTGAACACTGGGAAGCCCTCAAGAGCCGGCATGGTCACGATGAGACCATCGATGCTGGTCTGAACTGGAGCAAAGAGCGCCTGGGTAAGTTCAAGTGA
- a CDS encoding class I SAM-dependent methyltransferase, giving the protein MVESTQPISIDDIARHYDQLDHFYREIWGEHVHHGVWETGKETPEQAVRRLVDLVLERAQLRPGMQVLDVGCGYGATSRIVAQEHGAQVLGLTVSPAQVRYAESVTNPPGNPRYLIEDWMHNQRESGSYDAVISIECLEHMHDKDRFFAEAFRVLKPGGRLAVSAWLSGEELRPWEHRFLVEPVCREGRLPALGTASEYARKMQNAGFEEVSVLDLSEQVVRTWPICAWRMLVGLVRKPGYLRFLLDPKNDNRIFALTMFRIWLAYRRGAMKYGIFGGMKKT; this is encoded by the coding sequence ATGGTTGAGTCTACCCAGCCCATCTCCATAGACGACATCGCGCGGCACTATGACCAGCTCGACCACTTCTACCGGGAAATCTGGGGTGAGCATGTGCACCATGGGGTGTGGGAAACGGGAAAGGAAACGCCGGAGCAAGCGGTGCGCCGGCTGGTGGACTTGGTGCTGGAGCGGGCGCAATTGAGGCCCGGCATGCAAGTGCTGGACGTGGGGTGTGGCTATGGCGCCACGTCGCGCATCGTGGCGCAGGAGCATGGGGCGCAGGTGCTCGGATTGACGGTATCGCCCGCGCAGGTCCGCTATGCGGAATCGGTAACCAACCCTCCGGGGAATCCCCGGTACCTCATCGAGGACTGGATGCACAACCAGCGGGAATCGGGCAGCTATGATGCGGTCATTTCCATCGAGTGCCTTGAGCACATGCATGACAAGGATCGTTTCTTTGCCGAAGCATTCCGGGTGCTGAAACCGGGTGGGCGCCTGGCGGTCTCTGCGTGGCTCTCGGGAGAAGAACTGAGGCCCTGGGAGCACCGGTTCCTGGTGGAGCCGGTGTGTCGTGAGGGACGCTTGCCCGCGCTCGGTACCGCCTCCGAGTATGCGCGGAAGATGCAAAATGCAGGCTTTGAAGAGGTGAGTGTGCTGGACCTCTCAGAGCAGGTGGTCCGCACCTGGCCCATCTGTGCCTGGCGCATGCTGGTGGGACTGGTCCGGAAACCGGGGTACCTGCGGTTCCTGCTCGATCCGAAGAATGACAACCGCATCTTCGCCCTCACCATGTTCCGCATCTGGCTGGCCTACCGACGTGGCGCCATGAAGTATGGCATTTTCGGGGGTATGAAGAAAACGTGA
- a CDS encoding DUF1501 domain-containing protein: MRYLDTSSWMDPERMGTGTGELSHLLQRRALLRGMTAGLGTLALNSLLQPELLASPERGVTNFTPKARRVIFMHMVGAPSQLDLFDYKPMLQKHDRQLCPDEFIKGKRFAFIRGHPKLLGTRYRFDRCGAGGTEISELLPNLQTVADDICVVRSMTTQDFNHGPAQLFFHTGLNRPGNPSVGSWVSYGLGSPNANLPAYVVFVSGKIPGAGSALWGNGFLPSIHQGIEFRSAGEPVLFLNNPKGVDAERRRRIIDGVQALNQQQLTQTGDPEIITRMSQYEMAFRMQASVPELMNLRDEPKHVMDMYGEGEFARQCIYARRLAERGVRFIELFHADWDTHGSQHSRLSANCRAVDRPMAALVKDLKQRGLLEDTLIVWAGEFGRTPMLQGSEKPDTCGRDHHKEAFSIWLAGGGTKGGATYGATDEMGYHVAQNPVKVRDLHATLLHQLGLDHEKVTFRFQGLDQKLTGVEEAHVQRGMIS, encoded by the coding sequence ATGAGATACCTGGATACATCATCATGGATGGACCCTGAACGCATGGGAACGGGGACGGGGGAGTTGTCCCACCTGCTGCAGCGCCGCGCCCTCCTGCGTGGCATGACAGCCGGCCTGGGCACGCTGGCGCTGAATTCGCTTCTGCAGCCGGAGCTCCTTGCCTCGCCGGAACGCGGAGTCACGAACTTCACGCCGAAGGCACGGCGTGTCATCTTCATGCACATGGTGGGCGCGCCTTCGCAGCTCGACCTCTTTGATTACAAGCCCATGCTGCAGAAGCATGATCGGCAATTGTGCCCGGATGAGTTCATCAAGGGCAAGCGTTTCGCCTTCATCCGCGGGCATCCCAAACTGCTGGGCACGCGCTACCGGTTCGACCGCTGTGGCGCTGGCGGGACGGAAATCTCCGAACTGCTGCCAAATCTGCAGACCGTGGCGGACGATATCTGCGTGGTGCGCAGCATGACGACGCAGGATTTCAATCACGGTCCGGCGCAGTTGTTTTTTCACACGGGGCTAAACCGGCCCGGCAATCCCAGCGTCGGCTCCTGGGTGAGCTATGGCCTCGGCAGTCCCAACGCGAATCTGCCGGCGTATGTCGTCTTCGTATCCGGCAAGATCCCCGGCGCAGGAAGTGCCCTGTGGGGAAATGGGTTTCTGCCCAGCATTCACCAGGGCATCGAATTTCGCAGTGCGGGCGAGCCCGTGCTCTTCCTGAACAATCCCAAAGGCGTGGATGCCGAACGTCGTCGTCGCATCATTGATGGCGTGCAGGCGCTCAATCAGCAGCAGCTCACCCAGACCGGCGATCCGGAAATCATCACGCGTATGAGTCAGTATGAGATGGCCTTCCGCATGCAGGCCAGTGTACCGGAACTCATGAACCTGCGCGATGAGCCCAAGCACGTGATGGACATGTATGGGGAAGGGGAGTTCGCTCGCCAGTGCATCTATGCCCGCCGCCTGGCGGAGCGTGGGGTGAGATTCATCGAGCTCTTCCACGCGGACTGGGACACGCATGGCAGCCAGCACAGCCGTCTCTCAGCCAATTGCCGCGCCGTCGATCGACCCATGGCGGCTCTGGTGAAGGATCTCAAACAGCGCGGGTTGCTCGAGGATACTCTCATCGTCTGGGCGGGTGAGTTTGGCAGGACTCCCATGCTGCAAGGCAGTGAGAAGCCGGATACGTGCGGGCGGGATCATCACAAGGAAGCCTTCAGCATCTGGCTGGCCGGTGGCGGCACGAAGGGTGGTGCCACCTACGGTGCCACGGACGAGATGGGCTATCATGTTGCCCAGAACCCGGTGAAAGTTCGCGACCTCCACGCGACGCTGCTGCATCAGCTGGGTCTCGATCACGAGAAGGTCACCTTCCGTTTCCAGGGCCTCGACCAGAAGCTTACCGGTGTGGAAGAAGCGCACGTGCAGCGCGGGATGATCTCATAG
- a CDS encoding DUF1501 domain-containing protein, with protein sequence MNTALPFSRRSFLQGSSAGFGYLAFSALSTWGAATTSPLAPKPSHFAPRAKRVIFLFMPGAPSHVDTFDYKPKLTADSGKESGRGRGGPATLLGSPWKFSQSGRSGLWISELFPEVAKQADHLCLMRSMHTDMPNHPQAVIQMHTGTAQFIRPSLGSWTLYGLGTTNENLPGFITINPAPQGGARNYGSSFLPAIYQGTRIGSSFPGGGGGGRRNGGASPQGISNIANPRYTTEAQRTQLDFIQTLNKGKLQHEAYEPQIEGVIESNELAFRMQNVAPQVMDIEKESETTKKLYGIGEDATDTFGRQCLMARRLAESGVRFIEVSNGSWDQHRNLKADLARNCNAIDKPIAGLLTDLQARGLLKDTLVIWGGEFGRTPHAQSGDGRDHNNKGFTLWMAGGGVKGGLSYGATDDYGYEAVTDKVHIHDWHATILALLGLDHEKLTYRYAGRDFRLTDVSGRVVKEIFA encoded by the coding sequence GTGAACACTGCCCTTCCCTTCTCGCGACGCAGCTTCCTGCAAGGCTCCTCCGCAGGCTTTGGTTACCTCGCCTTCTCGGCGCTTTCCACCTGGGGTGCAGCCACCACATCGCCGCTCGCGCCGAAGCCTTCGCATTTCGCGCCTCGCGCCAAGCGAGTCATCTTTCTCTTCATGCCGGGAGCGCCGTCGCATGTGGATACGTTTGACTACAAGCCCAAGCTCACTGCGGACAGCGGCAAGGAGTCCGGTCGTGGTCGCGGCGGTCCGGCGACCTTGCTTGGTTCACCATGGAAGTTCTCCCAGAGCGGGCGCAGCGGCTTGTGGATCTCGGAGTTGTTTCCGGAAGTGGCGAAGCAGGCGGACCATCTCTGCCTGATGCGCTCCATGCACACGGACATGCCGAATCATCCTCAGGCGGTGATTCAGATGCACACGGGCACAGCGCAGTTCATCCGGCCCTCGTTGGGTTCCTGGACTCTCTACGGACTGGGCACGACGAATGAAAACCTGCCGGGCTTCATCACCATCAACCCGGCTCCTCAAGGCGGCGCGAGGAACTACGGCAGCTCCTTCCTTCCTGCGATTTACCAGGGCACGCGCATTGGCTCCAGCTTCCCTGGAGGCGGCGGCGGTGGGCGTCGCAATGGTGGCGCCTCGCCGCAGGGCATCAGCAACATTGCGAACCCGCGCTACACCACGGAAGCGCAACGCACCCAGCTCGACTTCATCCAGACGCTGAACAAGGGGAAGCTCCAGCACGAGGCGTATGAGCCGCAAATCGAAGGCGTGATCGAGAGCAACGAACTCGCCTTCCGCATGCAGAACGTGGCTCCGCAGGTGATGGACATCGAGAAGGAATCCGAGACCACCAAGAAGCTGTATGGCATCGGTGAGGACGCTACGGATACCTTCGGCCGCCAGTGCCTCATGGCACGCCGCCTCGCGGAGTCCGGAGTACGCTTCATCGAAGTGTCGAACGGGAGCTGGGACCAGCACCGCAACCTCAAGGCGGATCTCGCGCGCAACTGCAATGCCATTGACAAGCCCATCGCAGGTCTGCTCACGGATCTTCAGGCGCGTGGATTGCTCAAGGACACGCTCGTGATCTGGGGCGGCGAATTTGGCCGCACCCCTCATGCGCAATCGGGTGATGGACGCGATCACAACAACAAGGGCTTCACCCTCTGGATGGCAGGCGGCGGCGTGAAAGGCGGCCTCTCGTACGGAGCGACGGATGACTACGGGTACGAAGCCGTGACCGACAAGGTGCACATCCACGACTGGCACGCGACCATCCTCGCGCTGCTCGGCCTCGATCACGAGAAGCTCACCTACCGTTACGCCGGCCGCGACTTCCGCCTCACGGATGTGAGTGGCCGTGTGGTGAAGGAAATTTTTGCGTAG
- a CDS encoding AI-2E family transporter: MAALEDQDDIDRESLAPRGAMQGMRALITLACAVVVIAGLKAGASFFAPLVVAFFLAVLSYPLMAWLMRKKVPHVVALFITVGVIVLCIGLLGWAGYGLLKSLSQEVPRYLLKLKSIVEETAVWLEKDVGVDGAIKGVEQFNLQYLVEMGTQKDVMQQLAAFAGSTFGTVAFFLGAHIVVLVVMMFTLMEAPGTRNRAEVVRAAGGPDFSLLMQSATDIQKYLGVKTLISAATGVLAFAWCWMFDLKYPLLWGILAFLFNYVPAVGSTVASVPAIIEALVNHGVGSAVGVGIGYAIINFGLDNFLQPMLMGRKFGISGLVIVLSVLFWGWVWGPIGMFLAVPLTMMMKVILENTNEFRWISVAMAKKKVKHGEVVLETPEFADAELLGGGAATEPPR, encoded by the coding sequence ATGGCAGCACTTGAAGATCAGGATGATATCGACCGCGAAAGCCTAGCCCCGAGGGGGGCGATGCAGGGAATGCGCGCACTGATCACGCTCGCGTGCGCGGTGGTAGTGATCGCGGGCTTGAAGGCTGGCGCCAGCTTCTTCGCTCCGCTCGTGGTGGCATTCTTCCTGGCCGTGTTGAGCTATCCGCTCATGGCGTGGCTGATGAGAAAGAAGGTCCCACATGTGGTGGCCTTGTTCATCACGGTAGGCGTGATTGTTCTTTGCATTGGCCTGCTCGGCTGGGCCGGCTACGGACTGTTGAAGAGCCTTTCACAGGAAGTGCCACGCTACCTGCTGAAGCTGAAGAGCATCGTCGAAGAGACGGCCGTGTGGCTGGAAAAGGACGTCGGTGTGGACGGCGCGATCAAGGGAGTGGAGCAGTTCAACCTCCAGTACCTGGTGGAGATGGGCACACAGAAGGACGTGATGCAGCAGTTGGCCGCGTTTGCCGGCAGCACCTTCGGCACCGTGGCTTTCTTCCTGGGCGCTCACATTGTGGTGCTCGTGGTGATGATGTTCACCCTCATGGAAGCACCGGGAACCCGGAACCGCGCGGAAGTCGTGCGTGCTGCCGGAGGTCCGGATTTCTCCCTGCTGATGCAGTCCGCTACAGACATCCAGAAATACCTGGGGGTGAAGACGCTTATCAGCGCCGCTACGGGCGTGCTGGCCTTCGCGTGGTGCTGGATGTTTGATCTCAAGTATCCCTTGCTGTGGGGGATTCTGGCGTTCCTTTTCAACTATGTCCCGGCTGTCGGTTCCACCGTGGCGTCCGTCCCGGCCATCATCGAAGCTCTGGTCAATCATGGTGTGGGCTCGGCGGTCGGCGTGGGCATTGGCTATGCCATCATCAATTTCGGCCTGGATAATTTCCTGCAGCCCATGCTCATGGGGCGGAAGTTTGGTATCTCCGGCCTTGTGATTGTGTTGAGTGTACTTTTCTGGGGGTGGGTCTGGGGACCGATAGGCATGTTCCTGGCGGTACCGCTCACCATGATGATGAAGGTCATCTTGGAGAATACCAACGAGTTCCGCTGGATCTCCGTGGCCATGGCCAAGAAGAAGGTGAAGCACGGTGAGGTGGTCCTGGAGACCCCGGAATTCGCTGATGCCGAACTTTTGGGCGGCGGGGCAGCGACGGAACCTCCCCGCTAA